The sequence TGGTGGGGCACTAGCCGGCATGACGAGTTGCATAAGCTCGAATCGGTGGCCCAGATCCCCTCAATATTGCGCATGGTCCTTGAATGGGGAGAAAACTATTCCTTTGAAAACGATCCGATGACCAAATATGCCCAGGGCACCAAGCTCGTCGACGGGAACTACACTTTGGAGCTCGCTGTCGTTGGCCATCAGGCGTGCAACATCAGGATCGGCTACGGTGCAGACCCGGACTGCCTGTCGAGCCATCCTGATGCGGACGTGGAATTCGAAAGCCCGCAATCCCTGAGCATCGCCCAGGTCACCGAAGTGCTCGGCCAGTGGTTGCTAGGCCGAGGTCTTCCCTCCGGGTATGGCGGCAGCATCCATATCTACGGGTAGCACCGAATACTGAAAACAGTAGTGGGAAACCTTCTGGCATCCTGAGTAGCAGGACAATGCCGCAATGCTGGCGAAGACCTTGCCGGACAAAACGGAGTTGATGATCTTAGGTCCTGTCCTCGACCCTCGGACCTCGCAGCCCTACGAAGACCAGACGCTTTAGCCGGCCCCTTCGCATTGGACCTAGCCACGCAGCACCTGGCCGATGATCTCCACTCCCTGGCTGAAGGCTCCGGGATTCGGGCCAGCAAAGTTCAACCGCAGATAGCGTCTGGTCGGCTCGGCTGGGAACCAGCTGTCGCCGGCCACGATCGCCACACCGCGCATTTCGCAGTCGCGCACCAGTTGTGCTGGATTAGCGGTATCGGGCAGCCGAACCCACAAATTCAGTCCGCCCTGGCGTTTGCCGCCGTGCAAGGCGGTGGTCTTGGCGGCCTGCACACAGCAGACCTGTTGCTCTTCGGCGCCGTACTGGCTTGCGCCATCGGCTACGCGGAAGGCGGCCTGCTCTCGCGCGAGCTCGGCTCGTGGCAAACAATCTCTTGGGCGCTGGCTCTCGCCGCTCCGGTGATGTTGACGCTCACCGCCAACTGAGCGGTGCAGCACCCGCCCACAGCAACGCCGGGCGAGTGGGTGGCCTTCGCCTATCTCGGTGTAGTGAGCTTGTTCCTGGGTTTCATCGCGTGGTATCGCGGACTGGCTATCGGTCCCATGGCGCAGGTCAGCCAGGTGCAATTGGCGCAACCGGTGATGACCATCTGCTGGGCAGGTCTGCTGCTGCACGAACGCATCGGTTGGCCTACCGTCGTGGGCGGTTGCGCGGTCATCCTCTGCGCATTGCTCGCCGTAAGATCGAGGAACCAACGCATCACCGAGGAGAACCGAGCATGACTTTGGCAGCGAAAAGTACCGCAGGACCAGCAACTGCGTGGACTGGGCTCAGCGCCTTCCCGCTTACGCCATTGCGAGATGACCGGCTCGACGAGGCGGCGTTCATTGGCCTGGTGCAGCGACTGGCCCGGGCCGAGGTGGATTCGATTACCGTGCTGGGCTCAACTGGTTCGTACATGTATCTGGATCGCGCCGAGCGACGGCGCGTGATCGAGTTGGCCGTGCAGCATGCGGATCGGATCCCGGTGCTTGCCGGCGTGGGTGCACTGCGCACTTCCCGCGTCCTGGAACATATTGACGATGCCCGGATCGCCGGTGCCGTCGGCGTGCTGCTTGCCCCAGTGGGCTATCAGCCGCTGAATGATGATGAGGTCTTCGCCTTGTTCAAGGCAGCCAGTGAACACAGCGACGTGCCGGTAATTGTTTATGACAATCCCCGGACCACCCACTTCTCCTTCAGCAAT comes from Glutamicibacter arilaitensis Re117 and encodes:
- a CDS encoding dihydrodipicolinate synthase family protein, which translates into the protein MTLAAKSTAGPATAWTGLSAFPLTPLRDDRLDEAAFIGLVQRLARAEVDSITVLGSTGSYMYLDRAERRRVIELAVQHADRIPVLAGVGALRTSRVLEHIDDARIAGAVGVLLAPVGYQPLNDDEVFALFKAASEHSDVPVIVYDNPRTTHFSFSNRLYGRIAQLPGIVSIKIPGVPADPVKAKEHVAAIRAVLPEHVGIGVSGDALGAAGLIAGCNAWFTAVGGTIPGPMVGITRAVQEGDPKKALAISARLEPLWELMAQCGGSLRISAAIAEHFGWVAENCLPLPVQAVSPKQRELVAKVVADLSLGAS